In Nostoc edaphicum CCNP1411, the sequence GCGCTACTCGTTGGCTAACCTGCTTAACAATAGATCCTGAAGCTTTTGGTGCAAATCGAGAACAAGTCCGCCTAGCACTTATTGAACAGCAAATTGAATCTCGTCCCGTCTGGAAACCTTTACACCTCCAGCCAATTTTTGCTGAGTGTGAATGTTTTGGCGGTGCAGTAGCAGAAGATTTATTTGCTTATGGTCTTTGCTTACCTTCTGGTTCTAATCTTAAACGTGAAGATTTAGAAAGAGTAATTGTTCAAATTAAAGCAGTTCATTATAAAACTCAATCGGTGTTTACGGTTACTGAAAAAGTCTATCTTACGACTTAATTGGAATTTCATTTACAGGTATTACTGAGTGATTTGATGATTTTAACAATAATCAAAAAAAATAATTATTTTATGACACTACAAGAATCTTCTGGAACATTTGATAAATATTCGCAAATCCTGAAACGCCGTTGGATTAATGCTTTAGGTGTTTTCGTTTGCATATTCATAATTTTACAGGTAGCTACATTATTCAAAAAACCTTATTATTTAGCAGAAGGAAAACTGAAATTTCAAAGGACAAATACTACTTCTTCATTAACAGGAGTAGGAACAGAAATGAGCAAACTAGAGCCATTAGTTGATAATAAAAGTAATCCTCTGAATACAGAAGCAGAAGTTATCCGTTCTGTACCAGTTGTCAAAACTACCATAAATAGACTTAATTTAAAAGACAAGAAAAATATACATTTAAAAACCAAGCAATTTCTGCAAATGCTCACAGTGAAGGAAATTAATGGCTCTGATATCTTAAGTATTTCCTATAAAGATACAAACCCACAACTAGCCGCGCAAGTTGTTAATACTTTAATAGATGTCTATTTAGAATACAATATATCATCTCATAGAACTCAAGCTACAACTGCTCGCAAGTTTATAGAAAAGCAACTACCAAATGCAGAATTAGTTGTTCGACAAGCAGAAGCAGAACTAGCAGAGTTTAAAGAAAAGTACAAAATTGTTTCTCTGCAAGAAGAAGCGACTAAAGCACTGGAAGTTATTACAGCATTACAACAGCAAATTAATGAATCTCAATCTAGATTTGCCGATGCTGAAGCACAAACTCAAGGAATCCGTAAACAATTGGGTATGAACTCCCAGCAAGCAATAGTTATGACTTCCCTTAGCCAAACGTCAGGAGTACAAGATATTCTTAGAGAAGTTCAACAGTTAGAATCACAACTGGCAGCTAGGCGGACTGTTTTGCAGGAAAACCATCCGCAAATTATCGATTTGGTATATAAATTACAGTCGTTAAATGGGCTACTACAACAACGGATAAAAAACGTTAAAGGGGCAAATTCATCACAGCTAAATAATAACTTTCAATTAGGAGAATTACAACAGCAGCTTTCTGCAAGACTTGTAGAATTAGAGTCAAATCGTCTGGGTTTAGCAAGCCAAATTACTACTTTATCTGGGTTACAAACTGCTTATAAACAACGTTTGAACAATCTACCGAGATTGGAACAACAACAGCGCCAGTTTGAACGTAAAGTACAAGCCGCACAATCTACTTATTCACTGTTACTACAAAAGCTGCAAGAAAGCCGAATAGCAGAAAATCAAAGCTTAGGTAATGCCAGCATGATATCCGAAGCTGAAGTACCGGAAGAATCAATTTCATCTCCAATGTTTTTATATTTGGCTACATGCTTATTGGCTGGTTTGACAGCTTTATCGGCTGTCTACTTTTTGGAGAAAATAGATAAATCAATTAAGAATGTTGACCAAGCAAAAGAGTTGCTAAAATTTACTTTATTAGGCATTATTCCTGACTTCAGCAAGTCGAAAAAATCTCTTCGTGGCAATGAAGAATTGGAGTTATATAGCAAAAGGCTTGTAGTTCGAGATATGCCGCGATCGCAAATCAATGAAGCCTACCGAATGTTGCGGGCAAATCTGAGGTTTACGAGTGCTGACAAAGAGCTAAAAGTTATAGTTATCACAAGTTCTGTACCCAGAGAAGGCAAATCAACAGTGGCGGCTAATTTAGCTATAACAATGGCTCAGATGGAGCGGAAAGTTTTACTGATAGATGCAGATATGCGTCGTCCTGTTCAACATAAAATCTGGGAACTAATTAATAATCAAGGTCTAAGCAATTTAATTGTTGGACAAGGTGAAATTAGGACAGCTATCAAACAAGTAATGGATAATTTATATGTCCTCACTTCTGGAGTTACACCTCCTAATCCAGGTTCTCTTCTCGACTCGAAAAAAATGGCTGCATTAATTCAAACTTTGTCTGTTTATTACGACTTTGTAATTATTGATTCTCCATCATTAAACGTTGCTGCTGATGCAGCTACTCTAGGTCAAATGGCTGATGGTGTTTTATTTGTTGTTCGTCCAGGGGTCGTTGATTCTATTAGTGCTAGTGTTGCTAAAGAGCTTTTAGAAAAATCTGGGCAAAATGTCTTGGGACAGGTAGTAAACGGAGCTATTCCTCAGACTGAGCGCTACAGTTACTATTACTCAACTGAGGAAAATAATCTCCAAGAAACTGTTGGAGTCCGAAGTAGGAAGTAAGGAATACTTGATTAATCTTATAAATATCTATCTTGATAACCTAGTCGTGGATGATATGGGCAGTATATATGCAACTTTTTCAGCTAATGATTCACAACAAAGTATCAGTAATATATCTTTTGACGATTTTTATATTGAAAACCAACTGTTAACTAATTTTAGTTTTATATCCAGCTATCCCACGATTGTGAACATTACAGCTACAAAAATGTATGCGTCACAATTTGGAGAAATAGGGGAGTTTGTCATTACTCGTACTGGTAATACAACTCAAGACTTAATAGTAAAATACAGGATTCACGGAACAGCCGAGGATGGAGTGCATTATCAATCAATTGCTAACTTTGTGACAATCACGGCTGGGGCGAGTGAAATACCAATTATAATTCAACCTCAAAAAAGCGATTATCAAGGATTGAAAACAGTCTTGTTAACTTTGGAAAATCTGCCCAATAGTAGCCAATATATGCTCGGAACAAACTTTCATGCTGTGGTAAATATTCTTAATTTGTAAACTTATAGAAGATTGCCCACTATCTTCTTTCCCTATTACTGAAAAATACGGCATCACAAACAAAACTTATGTTAGCTTCTATGCCTGTATATTAGGCTTCTTAAATGTCTTGGATAAAAGGCTTTTAAGAATATGCGGTAAAAGTGTGGGGCCGGGTAGAAATATAACTCCCAACTGTTGCATTAATCCTAGCGCATCGCCTTGTCCCCAATGTTCGATGATTTTGCCGTCGTTAATGCGATCAATGTGCATAATTGATAACTTGATTTGCCTACCTGTTGCAGGAAGATTTTGGAATTCACCAAGATGTGTCGCTGTAAACGTTCCGCAAGTGACGACTTTATCACCTTCAACAATTACTTCGTCAAATGTATGTTGACTATTGGTAAAGGCTAAGTAAAATGCCATGCCAAACTTTTTGAAACTATCGCTATTAAGAGGTTCAGATACGCCAGCTATGTGAGCAACAAAATTGGGCGCGAGAAGTGCTAATGCTTGATCAATATTTCGATTGTCAAAAGCCTTATAAAACTGGAGAACAATAGCTTTGTTTTGTTCGTTTGACATTAGATGCTTCTTTTTTAAATAAGATTGTACCTCTTACTTAAAACTTTACGCCTCGATCGCAGGATGATAATCATCTGGATTATTAAAGCCTGCAATCCAGGCTGCTGCTTGATGGCAACTCCGCATGTGAGGGGGAACGCGCAGGATATGAATATGTCCTGTGGATGGACAAGTGACTTTCAATACCATAAGCGGTTCGTCATCTTCAAAAGGAATGTAGACTAGTTGACGTTCTCCACCAGCATCGCGATCG encodes:
- a CDS encoding GumC family protein, yielding MTLQESSGTFDKYSQILKRRWINALGVFVCIFIILQVATLFKKPYYLAEGKLKFQRTNTTSSLTGVGTEMSKLEPLVDNKSNPLNTEAEVIRSVPVVKTTINRLNLKDKKNIHLKTKQFLQMLTVKEINGSDILSISYKDTNPQLAAQVVNTLIDVYLEYNISSHRTQATTARKFIEKQLPNAELVVRQAEAELAEFKEKYKIVSLQEEATKALEVITALQQQINESQSRFADAEAQTQGIRKQLGMNSQQAIVMTSLSQTSGVQDILREVQQLESQLAARRTVLQENHPQIIDLVYKLQSLNGLLQQRIKNVKGANSSQLNNNFQLGELQQQLSARLVELESNRLGLASQITTLSGLQTAYKQRLNNLPRLEQQQRQFERKVQAAQSTYSLLLQKLQESRIAENQSLGNASMISEAEVPEESISSPMFLYLATCLLAGLTALSAVYFLEKIDKSIKNVDQAKELLKFTLLGIIPDFSKSKKSLRGNEELELYSKRLVVRDMPRSQINEAYRMLRANLRFTSADKELKVIVITSSVPREGKSTVAANLAITMAQMERKVLLIDADMRRPVQHKIWELINNQGLSNLIVGQGEIRTAIKQVMDNLYVLTSGVTPPNPGSLLDSKKMAALIQTLSVYYDFVIIDSPSLNVAADAATLGQMADGVLFVVRPGVVDSISASVAKELLEKSGQNVLGQVVNGAIPQTERYSYYYSTEENNLQETVGVRSRK
- a CDS encoding ester cyclase, whose translation is MSNEQNKAIVLQFYKAFDNRNIDQALALLAPNFVAHIAGVSEPLNSDSFKKFGMAFYLAFTNSQHTFDEVIVEGDKVVTCGTFTATHLGEFQNLPATGRQIKLSIMHIDRINDGKIIEHWGQGDALGLMQQLGVIFLPGPTLLPHILKSLLSKTFKKPNIQA